One window of Lysobacterales bacterium genomic DNA carries:
- the hemF gene encoding oxygen-dependent coproporphyrinogen oxidase, with amino-acid sequence MSTNPPDLVRMQQWLMGLQDAICADIEQLDGAARFHEDTWQRAEGGGGRTRILRDGAVFEQAGIGFSRVEGTQMPPSATAHRPELAGQPWTAMGVSLVFHPRNPHIPTTHMNVRLFATRGDHPAWWFGGGFDLTPFYPNDADIRHWHQTAHDAVAPFGDGLYAEFKAWCDRYFFLKHRAETRGVGGLFFDDLHRFDADTCFALTRSVGDAFMRAYAPIVQRRRDDAYGERERQFQLYRRGRYVEFNLVFDRGTLFGLQSGGRTESILMSLPPLVRWEYGYAPEPESAEARLADYLRPRDWLKELPQ; translated from the coding sequence ATGAGCACGAACCCGCCCGATCTCGTCCGAATGCAACAGTGGCTGATGGGCCTGCAAGACGCGATCTGCGCCGACATCGAGCAACTCGATGGCGCAGCACGCTTCCATGAGGACACGTGGCAGCGGGCGGAAGGGGGCGGCGGGCGCACCCGCATCCTGCGCGACGGCGCGGTGTTCGAGCAGGCCGGCATCGGTTTCTCGCGCGTCGAAGGCACGCAGATGCCGCCGAGCGCCACCGCGCATCGCCCCGAACTCGCCGGACAACCGTGGACGGCGATGGGCGTGTCCCTGGTCTTCCACCCGCGCAACCCGCACATCCCGACCACGCACATGAACGTGCGCCTGTTCGCGACCCGCGGCGACCATCCGGCGTGGTGGTTCGGCGGCGGTTTCGACCTGACGCCGTTCTATCCGAATGATGCCGACATCCGCCATTGGCATCAGACCGCGCACGATGCGGTCGCTCCGTTCGGCGATGGCCTGTACGCCGAGTTCAAGGCCTGGTGCGATCGCTACTTCTTCCTCAAGCATCGCGCTGAAACGCGCGGCGTCGGCGGCCTGTTCTTCGATGACCTCCATCGCTTCGACGCCGATACCTGCTTCGCGTTGACGCGTTCGGTCGGCGACGCCTTCATGCGCGCCTATGCCCCGATCGTGCAACGCCGCCGCGACGACGCCTATGGCGAGCGCGAACGCCAGTTCCAGTTGTACCGGCGCGGGCGCTACGTCGAGTTCAACCTGGTGTTCGACCGCGGCACCCTGTTCGGGCTGCAGTCCGGCGGGCGCACCGAATCGATCCTGATGTCGCTGCCGCCGCTGGTGCGCTGGGAATACGGCTATGCGCCCGAACCCGAGTCGGCGGAAGCACGACTCGCTGACTACTTGCGCCCGCGCGACTGGCTGAAGG
- a CDS encoding pteridine-dependent deoxygenase, with translation MSISTPVDHGLRPMAQSAAADEPALVSLLPGRANVKYPEAVVLPLRDLVGGSRIELWNVAQAPRVESHQHFTLRHNDDWLFGTLELDEGGDLATATEHAYGLMLAQSHRLGFTHIVRIWNYFGAINAGEGDDERYRQFVAGRARVIDQPPAEGYAAATAIGLPAPPDQLHIHWLAAKRPGIAIENPRQVPAFDYPRDYGPVSPGFSRAMLVPGETPLLLISGTASIVGHASQHPDTLAQLDEILMNLDALITTAGARAHARADLARDGLLRVYLRDPAEAGLVRAHLQRALGASTCFMLLHGDVCRDDLRIEIEAAVPMHHAIG, from the coding sequence ATGTCGATCTCAACCCCAGTGGATCACGGCCTGCGACCGATGGCGCAGTCTGCGGCCGCCGATGAACCCGCGCTGGTCAGCCTGCTGCCCGGCCGCGCGAACGTGAAATATCCCGAGGCCGTGGTGCTGCCGCTGCGTGATCTCGTCGGCGGCTCGCGCATCGAGCTCTGGAATGTCGCGCAGGCACCGCGGGTCGAGTCGCACCAGCATTTCACGCTGCGCCACAATGACGATTGGCTGTTCGGCACCCTCGAACTCGACGAGGGCGGCGACCTCGCGACCGCGACCGAACACGCCTACGGACTGATGCTGGCGCAGTCGCATCGGCTTGGCTTCACCCACATCGTGCGGATCTGGAATTACTTCGGCGCGATCAATGCGGGTGAGGGCGACGACGAGCGTTATCGCCAGTTCGTCGCCGGGCGTGCGCGCGTGATCGATCAGCCACCGGCCGAAGGGTATGCCGCGGCCACGGCAATCGGTCTGCCCGCTCCGCCCGATCAGTTGCACATTCACTGGCTGGCCGCGAAACGGCCTGGCATCGCGATCGAGAATCCGCGCCAGGTGCCGGCCTTCGATTACCCACGCGACTACGGTCCGGTGTCGCCCGGTTTCTCGCGCGCGATGCTGGTGCCGGGCGAAACGCCACTGCTGTTGATCTCGGGCACCGCCAGCATCGTTGGCCATGCCTCGCAGCATCCGGACACGCTGGCGCAACTCGACGAAATCCTGATGAACCTCGATGCGCTGATCACCACCGCCGGCGCCCGCGCCCACGCCCGCGCCGATCTCGCGCGCGACGGCCTGCTGCGCGTCTACCTGCGCGACCCCGCCGAAGCCGGCCTCGTCCGCGCCCACCTGCAACGCGCACTCGGCGCCAGCACCTGCTTCATGCTCCTGCACGGCGACGTCTGCCGCGACGACCTCCGCATCGAAATCGAAGCCGCCGTGCCGATGCACCACGCCATCGGCTGA
- a CDS encoding PIN domain-containing protein, whose translation MLPGGDLRARRWLDAVTQAGDDVFSSMLLHLELTRVLRREGLDVSMARPVLDRVNLVSIDDGVLRFAAAIEAHIKSLDAIHLATCALLGANIRIVTHDAQMSAAAASLGLETMDPLA comes from the coding sequence TTGCTGCCCGGTGGCGATCTGCGGGCGCGCCGTTGGCTCGATGCGGTGACTCAAGCCGGCGATGACGTGTTTTCGTCCATGCTGTTGCATCTGGAGTTGACGCGCGTGCTGCGTCGCGAGGGGCTGGATGTTTCGATGGCCCGCCCGGTACTTGATCGCGTGAATCTGGTGAGCATCGACGACGGCGTGCTTCGTTTCGCTGCAGCGATCGAAGCTCACATCAAATCGCTCGACGCCATCCACCTGGCCACCTGCGCGCTGCTCGGCGCGAACATCCGCATAGTCACCCACGACGCCCAGATGTCCGCCGCTGCCGCAAGCCTCGGCCTCGAAACGATGGATCCGCTCGCGTGA
- a CDS encoding type II toxin-antitoxin system prevent-host-death family antitoxin, whose protein sequence is MKRISKRELNQNTAGVLDAVKDGRPVIVTERGVARWRIESMEASVDTVARLRAEGRITPAKAKPAPWPAAKARYTPAQVNALFAESRGDR, encoded by the coding sequence ATGAAGAGGATCAGCAAGCGCGAACTGAACCAGAACACGGCGGGCGTGCTTGATGCCGTGAAGGATGGACGGCCCGTCATCGTGACCGAGCGCGGCGTGGCTCGCTGGCGAATCGAATCGATGGAAGCGTCCGTTGACACGGTCGCGCGGCTGCGCGCCGAAGGACGCATCACACCGGCCAAGGCCAAGCCGGCACCGTGGCCAGCCGCCAAAGCCCGCTACACGCCCGCTCAGGTGAACGCGTTGTTCGCCGAGTCGCGCGGCGACCGCTGA
- a CDS encoding coniferyl aldehyde dehydrogenase, with protein MNAQLQPVPATTPQLLADTLARLKAARLNQPPPTYVQRRDDLKRLRAAFKARLDAMNAALQADFGHRSRHESTISDGWTVLKTIDQLLANLKSWMRPQSRSPGWLMLPARAEVRPMPLGVVGVMAPWNYPVNLALVPLATAIAAGNSVYLKPSEHTPRSSAFLADLLRDVFPDTQVAVALGGPEVAAAFAALPFDHLLFTGSTTVGRKIMAAAAPNLTPVTLELGGKSPTIIGDDFPLELAAARIATGKLFNGGQTCIAPDYVFVPRAKRDAFVAALRADVAKRFPDAGELGDYTRVINAGQYRRLRGYLDDAATRGLSVQTLLDVDAATSESERLLPPTVVLEPGDDAKVMQDEIFGPILPIISYDRIDDVIAYINTHDRPLALYVFDYDRANVERILTRCIAGGVTVNDALLQFAASELPFGGVGPSGMGHYHAKEGFLNFSKLLPIVYQSRYTGFDFLLRPPYKGIADALVKFLSR; from the coding sequence ATGAACGCGCAACTGCAACCGGTGCCGGCGACCACGCCCCAGCTCCTCGCCGACACGCTCGCAAGGCTCAAGGCCGCGCGCTTGAACCAGCCGCCACCGACCTATGTGCAACGTCGCGACGATCTGAAGCGACTGCGCGCCGCGTTCAAGGCCCGGCTCGATGCGATGAACGCCGCGCTGCAGGCCGACTTCGGCCACCGCTCACGCCACGAATCGACGATCTCGGACGGCTGGACGGTGCTGAAGACCATCGATCAACTGCTGGCGAACCTGAAATCGTGGATGCGTCCGCAGTCGCGCTCGCCGGGCTGGCTGATGCTGCCGGCACGCGCCGAAGTGCGGCCGATGCCGCTCGGTGTGGTCGGCGTGATGGCGCCATGGAATTACCCGGTGAATCTGGCGCTGGTGCCCTTGGCCACCGCGATCGCAGCCGGCAATTCGGTGTACCTGAAACCGAGCGAACACACGCCGCGGTCGAGCGCCTTCCTCGCCGACCTGTTGCGCGACGTGTTCCCGGACACGCAGGTCGCGGTCGCGCTCGGTGGTCCCGAGGTGGCGGCCGCGTTCGCCGCGCTGCCCTTCGACCATCTGCTGTTCACCGGTTCGACCACGGTCGGCCGCAAGATCATGGCTGCGGCGGCACCGAACCTGACCCCGGTGACGCTGGAGCTCGGCGGCAAGTCGCCGACCATCATCGGCGACGATTTCCCGCTCGAACTCGCGGCGGCGCGCATCGCCACCGGCAAGCTCTTCAACGGCGGCCAGACCTGCATCGCGCCCGACTACGTGTTCGTGCCGCGCGCCAAACGCGACGCCTTCGTCGCCGCGTTGCGCGCCGATGTCGCGAAGCGTTTCCCGGATGCAGGCGAACTCGGCGACTACACCCGTGTCATCAATGCCGGCCAATACCGCCGTCTGCGCGGCTATCTCGACGACGCCGCCACGCGCGGCTTGAGCGTGCAGACCTTGCTCGATGTCGATGCCGCGACGTCCGAATCGGAACGCCTGCTGCCACCGACCGTGGTGCTGGAACCGGGCGACGATGCCAAGGTGATGCAGGACGAGATCTTCGGCCCGATCCTGCCCATCATCAGCTACGACCGCATCGACGACGTGATCGCCTACATCAACACCCACGATCGTCCGCTCGCGCTGTACGTGTTCGACTACGACCGCGCCAACGTCGAACGCATCCTGACGCGCTGCATCGCCGGCGGCGTCACCGTCAACGACGCGCTGCTGCAATTCGCCGCCAGCGAACTCCCGTTCGGCGGCGTCGGCCCCAGCGGCATGGGTCACTACCACGCGAAAGAAGGCTTCCTGAATTTCAGCAAGCTGCTGCCGATCGTCTACCAGTCCCGCTACACCGGCTTCGACTTCCTCCTGCGCCCGCCGTACAAAGGCATCGCGGATGCGTTGGTGAAGTTCCTGTCTCGGTGA
- a CDS encoding gamma carbonic anhydrase family protein, whose product MPIRPYQGQLPRLGQRVYVDQGAHLIGDVELGDDVSLWPGVVVRGDVNYIRIGARTNVQDGSIIHVSHDGPYTRPGGYPTIIGADVTIGHGAIVHACVIEDACLIGMHATVLDGATIKKNGFVGAGAVIAPGKTVGERELWLGNPAKRVRVLSDRDVESLYYSATHYVKLKDRYLESGD is encoded by the coding sequence ATGCCGATTCGTCCCTATCAAGGCCAGTTGCCGCGCCTCGGGCAGCGCGTTTATGTCGACCAGGGCGCGCACCTGATCGGCGATGTCGAGCTTGGCGATGACGTGTCGTTGTGGCCGGGCGTGGTGGTGCGCGGAGACGTGAACTACATTCGTATCGGTGCGCGCACCAATGTCCAGGACGGCAGCATCATCCATGTCAGCCATGATGGTCCATACACGCGCCCGGGCGGCTATCCGACAATTATCGGTGCGGACGTGACCATCGGCCACGGCGCCATCGTGCATGCCTGCGTGATCGAGGACGCCTGCCTGATCGGCATGCATGCCACCGTGCTCGACGGCGCCACCATCAAGAAGAACGGTTTCGTCGGTGCCGGTGCGGTGATCGCGCCGGGCAAGACCGTCGGCGAACGCGAACTCTGGCTCGGCAATCCGGCCAAACGCGTGCGCGTGCTCAGCGACCGCGATGTCGAGTCGCTGTACTACTCGGCCACGCACTACGTGAAGTTGAAGGATCGGTATTTGGAGAGCGGCGATTGA
- a CDS encoding type II toxin-antitoxin system VapC family toxin: MKLLLDTHALIWALEQNPKLSSRALDAMHDATNPACFSIASFWEIAIKRSLAKLQLPEDWLPRMSTQMAANAIERLDITPNHCRRVESLPHHHRDPFDRMLVAQALAGNLTVVSADPSFDVYGVNRLW, from the coding sequence GTGAAGTTGCTGCTCGACACTCACGCCCTGATCTGGGCGCTTGAGCAGAATCCGAAGTTGAGCAGCAGGGCATTGGACGCCATGCACGACGCGACGAACCCCGCCTGTTTCAGCATCGCCTCGTTCTGGGAAATTGCGATCAAGCGTTCACTGGCGAAGCTCCAGCTTCCCGAAGACTGGCTGCCGCGCATGTCAACGCAGATGGCGGCCAACGCCATCGAACGCCTCGACATCACGCCGAACCATTGTCGGCGCGTGGAATCGTTGCCGCACCACCACCGCGATCCGTTCGACCGCATGCTGGTCGCGCAGGCGCTGGCGGGAAACCTCACGGTCGTCAGCGCCGATCCGTCCTTCGATGTCTACGGTGTGAATCGGCTCTGGTAG
- a CDS encoding type II toxin-antitoxin system Phd/YefM family antitoxin, translated as MTTASIHEAKTHLSKLIQKALAGEEVIIANAGKPVVKLVPVEQPEKKIRQFGGWEGQVWMADDFDAPLDDFKDYM; from the coding sequence ATGACCACCGCCTCGATCCACGAAGCCAAGACGCATCTCTCGAAGCTGATCCAGAAGGCGCTGGCGGGCGAGGAAGTGATCATCGCCAATGCCGGCAAGCCGGTGGTGAAACTGGTGCCGGTCGAGCAGCCGGAAAAGAAGATTCGTCAGTTCGGTGGCTGGGAAGGCCAAGTCTGGATGGCCGACGACTTTGACGCGCCACTCGACGACTTCAAGGACTACATGTGA
- the acs gene encoding acetate--CoA ligase has translation MTDTRTFPPIAGFADARSIDAGRAEADRAAARDRKQFWAREATQIEWLRFPTDIEDVSFDLDDFHIRWYADGELNVALNCLDRHLATRADKTAILFEPDDPNERPRHISYRELHADVGRAANALRALGIGKGDRVTIYLPMIPEAAIAMLACARIGAIHSVVFGGFSAESLAGRISDCQSKLVITADEGLRGGKRVALKAQVDIAVAKRECACVETVLVVRRTGADVPMQSPRDRCWQDLMQGQNPVAPAERMQAEDPLFILYTSGSTGKPKGVLHSSGGYLVYASSTMRRVFDLRESDVFFCTADVGWVTGHSYVVYGPLANGATSVMFEGVPNHPDPGRFWDVVDRHQVSILYTAPTAIRALMREGESHVQARSRASLRLLGSVGEPINPEAWLWYHRVVGDSRCPIVDTWWQTETGGILLSPLPAATPLKPGSATQPLPGVFPAIVDANGAEIHGAGEGNLILRHAWPGMMRSVYGDHARFIETYFKTYPGSYFTGDGARRDSDGDWWITGRVDDVINVSGHRIGTAEVESALVSHAAVAEAAVVGYPHDLKGQGIYAYVTLKAGIEPDEALRKALVQQVRSEIGPTATPDCIQWAPGLPKTRSGKIMRRILRKIAANEHDQLGDISTLADPSVVANLVDGRLNR, from the coding sequence ATGACCGACACACGCACGTTCCCGCCGATCGCCGGATTCGCCGATGCGCGCAGTATCGACGCCGGACGCGCCGAAGCCGATCGCGCCGCCGCCCGCGACCGCAAGCAGTTCTGGGCACGCGAGGCCACGCAGATCGAGTGGCTGCGCTTTCCGACCGACATCGAGGACGTCAGCTTCGACCTCGATGATTTCCATATCCGCTGGTATGCCGATGGCGAATTGAATGTCGCGCTGAACTGTCTCGACCGCCATCTGGCGACGCGCGCCGACAAGACCGCGATCCTGTTCGAACCGGATGATCCGAACGAGCGTCCGCGCCACATCAGCTACCGCGAACTGCATGCCGATGTGGGGCGGGCCGCCAACGCATTGCGCGCGCTCGGCATCGGCAAGGGCGACCGCGTCACGATCTATCTGCCGATGATTCCCGAAGCCGCGATCGCGATGCTGGCCTGCGCGCGCATCGGTGCGATCCATTCGGTGGTGTTCGGCGGCTTCTCGGCGGAATCGCTGGCAGGGCGCATCAGTGACTGCCAGAGCAAGCTGGTCATCACCGCGGACGAAGGCCTGCGCGGCGGCAAACGGGTCGCGCTCAAGGCCCAGGTCGATATCGCCGTCGCGAAGCGCGAATGCGCCTGCGTCGAGACCGTGCTGGTGGTGCGTCGCACCGGCGCCGACGTGCCGATGCAGTCGCCGCGCGATCGTTGCTGGCAAGACCTGATGCAGGGCCAGAATCCGGTCGCACCGGCCGAGCGCATGCAGGCCGAGGATCCGTTGTTCATCCTCTACACCTCGGGCTCCACCGGCAAGCCCAAGGGCGTGCTGCACAGCAGCGGCGGTTATCTCGTCTACGCGAGCAGCACGATGCGGCGCGTGTTCGACCTGCGCGAGTCCGACGTGTTCTTCTGCACCGCCGATGTCGGCTGGGTCACCGGCCACAGCTACGTCGTCTACGGGCCGCTCGCCAACGGCGCGACCTCGGTGATGTTCGAGGGCGTTCCGAACCATCCCGATCCGGGACGGTTCTGGGATGTCGTCGATCGCCATCAGGTCAGCATCCTCTACACCGCACCCACGGCGATCCGCGCGCTGATGCGCGAGGGCGAGTCGCATGTGCAAGCGCGCAGCCGCGCCAGCCTGCGCCTGCTCGGGTCGGTCGGTGAGCCGATCAATCCGGAAGCCTGGCTCTGGTATCACCGCGTCGTCGGTGATTCGCGCTGTCCGATCGTCGATACCTGGTGGCAGACCGAGACGGGCGGCATCCTGCTCTCGCCGCTGCCGGCCGCGACCCCGCTCAAGCCCGGATCGGCGACGCAGCCGCTGCCCGGCGTGTTCCCCGCCATCGTCGATGCGAACGGTGCGGAGATCCACGGCGCCGGCGAGGGCAATCTGATCCTGCGCCATGCCTGGCCGGGCATGATGCGCTCGGTCTACGGCGATCACGCGCGCTTCATCGAGACGTACTTCAAGACCTATCCCGGCAGCTACTTCACCGGCGACGGCGCACGCCGCGATTCGGATGGCGACTGGTGGATCACCGGGCGCGTCGACGACGTGATCAATGTCAGCGGCCACCGGATCGGTACCGCCGAAGTCGAGAGCGCCTTGGTCAGTCATGCCGCCGTCGCGGAAGCCGCCGTCGTCGGGTATCCGCACGACCTCAAGGGCCAGGGCATCTACGCCTACGTGACGCTGAAGGCCGGCATCGAACCGGACGAGGCGCTGCGCAAGGCGCTGGTGCAGCAGGTGCGCAGCGAGATCGGCCCGACCGCGACGCCCGACTGCATCCAGTGGGCCCCCGGCCTGCCGAAGACCCGCAGCGGCAAGATCATGCGCCGCATCCTGCGCAAGATCGCCGCCAACGAACACGACCAGCTCGGCGACATCTCCACCCTCGCCGACCCGTCCGTCGTCGCGAATCTCGTGGATGGGCGGTTGAATCGGTGA
- a CDS encoding GAF domain-containing protein, with the protein MTTQTPRDLDAAAEAALARLIILLRKASSAREAAWAMSSEAIAALGLEDCVVYLIDAQGSMLTQVAAYGPKLKAPKVIEHPITLRVGQGVVGACALARDVVRIDDTRRDPRYVIDDDERLSELAIPLLHHDLLLGVLDTEHSQLAFYTDRHVRVLQQMAGLLAERLAQLRDGDAGG; encoded by the coding sequence ATGACCACCCAGACCCCGCGCGACCTCGATGCCGCCGCCGAAGCTGCACTCGCCCGACTGATCATCCTGTTGCGCAAGGCCAGCAGCGCCCGCGAGGCGGCGTGGGCGATGAGTTCCGAGGCGATCGCCGCACTCGGACTGGAGGACTGTGTCGTCTATCTGATCGACGCCCAGGGCAGCATGCTGACCCAGGTCGCTGCCTACGGGCCCAAGCTGAAGGCGCCCAAGGTGATCGAGCATCCGATCACGCTGCGCGTCGGCCAGGGCGTGGTCGGTGCCTGTGCGCTGGCGCGCGACGTCGTGCGCATCGACGACACTCGGCGGGACCCGCGCTACGTCATCGACGACGACGAACGCCTGTCGGAGCTGGCGATTCCGCTGCTCCATCACGACCTCCTGCTCGGCGTGCTCGACACTGAACATTCGCAACTCGCGTTCTACACCGACCGCCATGTCCGCGTCCTGCAGCAGATGGCGGGGCTGCTGGCCGAGCGGCTGGCGCAATTGCGCGACGGTGACGCCGGCGGCTGA
- a CDS encoding cytochrome b/b6 domain-containing protein — MNTVRPVWDRMARSLHWLMAALLILQWTTGNWDDLLGVRFHVSLGVIVLLLALFRLLWRLTHKAPGRSGAPTLPDRMAGAVHVLFYLVMVGLPISGILWRQAREKVVDVFGLFSLPQFIEPGKEFAKQMHEVHEIGANIFLILLALHLLGVLKRVFIDKDDTLKRMLG, encoded by the coding sequence ATGAATACTGTTCGTCCGGTGTGGGACCGCATGGCCCGCAGTCTGCATTGGCTCATGGCCGCGTTGTTGATCCTGCAATGGACGACCGGCAACTGGGACGATCTGCTCGGCGTCCGCTTCCATGTCTCGCTGGGCGTGATCGTGCTGCTGCTGGCCCTGTTCCGGCTGCTGTGGCGGCTCACCCACAAGGCGCCCGGACGCAGCGGCGCGCCCACGCTTCCGGATCGCATGGCCGGTGCCGTGCACGTGCTGTTCTATCTGGTGATGGTGGGCCTGCCGATCTCCGGCATCCTCTGGCGCCAGGCGCGCGAGAAAGTCGTCGACGTGTTCGGCCTGTTCTCGTTGCCGCAGTTCATCGAGCCGGGCAAGGAATTCGCGAAGCAGATGCACGAAGTGCACGAGATCGGCGCCAACATCTTCCTGATCCTGCTCGCCCTGCACCTGCTCGGCGTGCTGAAGCGCGTCTTCATCGACAAGGACGACACGCTGAAACGCATGCTCGGCTGA
- a CDS encoding carboxypeptidase regulatory-like domain-containing protein, with protein MSRVLCWLMLLCVGPLSAASITGAVTASDTGGAIETAEVIAFNAFDPSEHVTTFSGADGSFNLTLPAGTYALIAQHPEYSAELYEEQACCSDFSPATPVTVTQDEVRSGVNFTLARGASIAGTVRRRDDATPLANVGVHALANGIAVAATSTDGSGAYSLAVAPGDYVIEAVGDGTLYDQRYPDAQCSTGSCRGEVQTLSVTEGAKLGGIDLRLSPPARLSVPLQSAATGQAIDGRVSWWIVGETGDTPLATDSVGGIAQIELLGSGSIRVAATSPACGVDAATECRAELHPDLPCAHLACNPDDGGAIALATGQQATLAPFVLDAGATIAGHVDGAGTPLAGATVSVYRHEAARHVERGAPVVTTLSDAQGAYRIAGLDADLHYLIADAADFVPELYDDQPCAFNACEIDGGDAVTTTLGDLSADIDFDLPAAGSIAGTVHDAGTQQPLAGVTVHAHLAASGAEIRSAQSDDSGGYLLSGLPVGEYRLRFSRAQFAGELYDDQPCPGDNCELAAGQIIPVLAATTTGAIDADLVRTDGGDGSTTLIYLDHCKPAGCTVTRGSVNDSRSNRSTITPTGARWLAPFNGSDEVWTQLVACVRDVMGPFRVQVTDVDPGNVPHHEAMIAGLPGQLGFGNGVAGVSPFSCGVIANSISFTFANLAPDDVLELCWTATQEIAHGFGLSHEMYCPDSMTYLSGCGFKRYTDVLADVGTQGACQPAQECQCGITQQNAHQSMLGALGLNPNVFGDSFEDDGTALLRARRELWARQHGAQAFGSCATMDQPADRRLSLPQQ; from the coding sequence ATGTCGCGCGTCCTGTGTTGGCTGATGTTGTTGTGCGTCGGACCCCTGTCGGCCGCGTCGATCACCGGTGCGGTCACGGCCAGTGACACCGGCGGCGCCATCGAAACTGCGGAAGTGATCGCGTTCAACGCCTTTGATCCGTCCGAGCACGTGACGACGTTCAGCGGAGCCGATGGCAGTTTCAATCTGACCCTGCCTGCCGGTACCTATGCGCTGATTGCGCAGCACCCCGAATACAGCGCCGAGTTGTACGAAGAGCAGGCCTGCTGCAGCGACTTCTCGCCAGCGACGCCGGTGACGGTCACGCAGGACGAGGTGCGCTCCGGCGTGAACTTCACCCTGGCCCGCGGCGCGAGTATCGCCGGCACGGTGCGGCGGCGCGACGATGCGACGCCCCTCGCGAACGTCGGCGTGCATGCGCTGGCCAATGGCATCGCGGTCGCGGCCACCTCGACCGACGGCAGCGGTGCCTACAGCCTGGCGGTCGCGCCTGGTGACTACGTGATCGAAGCGGTGGGCGACGGCACCCTGTATGACCAGCGTTATCCCGACGCGCAATGCAGCACCGGAAGTTGCCGGGGCGAAGTGCAGACCCTCAGCGTGACCGAAGGCGCCAAACTCGGCGGCATCGATCTGCGGTTGTCACCGCCGGCGCGGCTGAGCGTGCCCTTGCAGAGCGCCGCCACCGGCCAAGCCATCGACGGTCGCGTATCGTGGTGGATCGTCGGCGAGACCGGCGATACGCCGCTGGCCACGGACAGCGTCGGCGGCATCGCGCAGATCGAACTGCTGGGCAGCGGCAGCATCCGCGTCGCTGCCACCAGTCCGGCCTGTGGCGTCGACGCGGCCACCGAGTGCCGCGCCGAACTGCACCCGGATCTGCCCTGCGCGCATCTGGCCTGCAATCCCGATGACGGTGGCGCGATCGCGCTCGCTACCGGCCAGCAGGCGACTCTCGCGCCGTTCGTTCTGGATGCGGGCGCAACGATTGCGGGCCACGTCGACGGTGCCGGCACCCCGTTGGCGGGCGCGACCGTGTCGGTGTATCGCCACGAGGCCGCACGACATGTCGAGCGCGGCGCGCCCGTCGTGACGACTCTCAGCGACGCACAAGGCGCCTATCGCATCGCCGGACTCGATGCCGACCTGCACTACCTGATCGCCGACGCCGCCGACTTCGTGCCGGAGCTGTACGACGATCAGCCGTGCGCCTTCAACGCCTGCGAGATCGACGGCGGCGATGCGGTCACGACGACGCTGGGCGACCTCAGCGCCGACATCGACTTCGACTTGCCCGCTGCCGGAAGCATCGCCGGCACGGTCCACGACGCCGGCACGCAGCAGCCGCTCGCGGGCGTCACCGTACATGCGCATCTCGCCGCCAGCGGCGCCGAGATCCGTTCCGCGCAGAGTGATGACAGCGGCGGCTATTTGCTGTCCGGCCTGCCCGTCGGCGAGTATCGCCTGCGCTTCAGCCGCGCGCAGTTCGCCGGCGAGTTGTACGACGACCAGCCCTGCCCCGGCGACAACTGCGAACTCGCGGCAGGCCAGATCATCCCGGTCCTCGCCGCGACCACGACCGGCGCCATCGATGCCGACCTGGTGCGGACCGATGGCGGCGACGGCAGCACCACGCTGATCTACCTGGATCACTGCAAGCCGGCGGGGTGCACGGTCACGCGCGGCAGCGTGAACGATTCGCGCAGCAACCGCTCGACGATCACCCCGACCGGAGCGCGCTGGCTGGCGCCCTTCAACGGCAGCGACGAGGTCTGGACACAACTGGTGGCCTGCGTGCGCGACGTGATGGGGCCATTCCGCGTGCAGGTGACCGATGTCGATCCAGGCAATGTGCCGCACCATGAAGCGATGATCGCCGGGCTGCCCGGCCAGCTCGGCTTTGGCAACGGTGTCGCCGGCGTGTCGCCGTTCTCCTGCGGCGTGATTGCGAACTCGATCTCGTTCACCTTCGCGAACCTGGCCCCCGACGATGTGCTGGAACTGTGCTGGACCGCCACCCAGGAGATCGCGCACGGCTTCGGCCTGTCGCACGAGATGTACTGCCCGGACAGCATGACCTACCTGAGCGGCTGCGGTTTCAAGCGCTACACCGACGTGCTCGCCGATGTCGGCACCCAGGGCGCGTGCCAGCCGGCGCAGGAATGCCAGTGCGGCATTACCCAGCAGAACGCGCACCAGAGCATGCTCGGCGCCCTCGGGCTGAATCCGAACGTGTTCGGCGACAGTTTCGAGGACGATGGCACGGCGCTGCTGCGCGCCCGACGCGAGCTGTGGGCGCGCCAGCACGGCGCGCAGGCCTTCGGCAGCTGCGCGACCATGGACCAGCCGGCGGACCGGCGCCTGTCACTGCCGCAGCAATAG